From the Halichoerus grypus chromosome 3, mHalGry1.hap1.1, whole genome shotgun sequence genome, one window contains:
- the COPS4 gene encoding COP9 signalosome complex subunit 4 isoform X3: MVNENVSLVISRQLLTDFCTHLPNLPDSTAKEIYHFTLEKIQPRVISFEEQVASIRQHLASIYEKEEDWRNAAQVLVGIPLETGQKQYNVDYKLETYLKIARLYLEDDDPVQAEAYINRASLLQNESTNEQLQIHYKVCYARVLDYRRKFIEAAQRYNELSYKTIVHESERLEALKHALHCTILASAGQQRSRMLATLFKDERCQQLAAYGILEKMYLDRIIRGNQLQEFAAMLMPHQKATTADGSSILDRAVIEHNLLSASKLYNNITFEELGALLEIPAAKAEKIASQMITEGRMNGFIDQIDGIVHFETREALPTWDKQIQSLCFQVNNLLEKISQTAPEWTAQAMEAQMAQ, encoded by the exons tgGTGAATGAGAATGTCAGTCTCGTGATCTCTCGACAGTTGCTGACTGATTTCTGTACACATCTCCCTAACCTGCCTGATAGCACAGCCAAAGAAATCTATCATTTCACCTTGGAAAAGATCCAGCCTAGAGTCATTTCATTTGAGGAGCAG GTTGCTTCAATAAGACAGCATCTTGCATCCATATATGAGAAAGAAGAAGATTGGAGAAATGCAGCCcaagtgttggtgggaattcCTTTGGAAACAGGACAAAA GCAGTACAATGTAGATTATAAGCTGGAAACTTACCTGAAGATTGCTAGGCTGTATCTGGAAGATGATGACCCAGTCCAGGCAGAGGCTTACATAAATCGAGCATCATTGCTTCAGAATGAATCCACCAATGAACAGTTACAGATACATTATAAG GTATGCTATGCACGTGTTCTTGATTATAGAAGAAAATTCATTGAAGCTGCACAAAGGTACAATGAGCTCTCTTACAAGACAATAGTGCACGAAAGTGAAAGACTAGAGGCCTTAAAACATGCTTTGCACTGTACCATCTTGGCATCAGCAG GACAGCAGCGTTCTCGGATGCTAGCTACTCTTTTTAAGGATGAAAGGTGCCAGCAACTTGCTGCTTATGGGATCCTAGAGAAAATGTACTTAGACAGGATCATCAGAGGAAATCAACTTCAAGAATTTGCTGCCATGTTGATGCCTCACCAAAAAGCAACTACAGCTGATG gtTCTAGCATCTTGGACAGAGCTGTTATTGAACATAATTTGTTGTCTGCAAGCAAATTATATAACAATATTACCTTTGAAGAACTTGGAGCTCTTTTAGAGATCCCTGCAGCTAAG gcagAAAAAATAGCATCACAAATGATAACAGAAGGACGTATGAATGGATTTATTGATCAGATTGATGGAATAGTTCATTTTGAAA CACGGGAAGCCCTGCCGACGTGGGACAAACAGATCCAGTCCCTTTGTTTCCAAGTGAATAACCTGTTGGAGAAGATTAGTCAGACAGCGCCAGAATGGACAGCACAAGCCATGGAGGCACAAATGGCTCAGTGA
- the COPS4 gene encoding COP9 signalosome complex subunit 4 isoform X1 has translation MAAAVRQDLAQLMNSSGSHKDLAGKYRQILEKAIQLSGAEQLEALKAFVEAMVNENVSLVISRQLLTDFCTHLPNLPDSTAKEIYHFTLEKIQPRVISFEEQVASIRQHLASIYEKEEDWRNAAQVLVGIPLETGQKQYNVDYKLETYLKIARLYLEDDDPVQAEAYINRASLLQNESTNEQLQIHYKVCYARVLDYRRKFIEAAQRYNELSYKTIVHESERLEALKHALHCTILASAGQQRSRMLATLFKDERCQQLAAYGILEKMYLDRIIRGNQLQEFAAMLMPHQKATTADGSSILDRAVIEHNLLSASKLYNNITFEELGALLEIPAAKAEKIASQMITEGRMNGFIDQIDGIVHFETREALPTWDKQIQSLCFQVNNLLEKISQTAPEWTAQAMEAQMAQ, from the exons GTATCGTCAGATCCTGGAAAAAGCCATTCAGTTATCTGGGGCAGAACAACTAGAAGCTTTGAAAGCTTTTGTGGAAGCAA tgGTGAATGAGAATGTCAGTCTCGTGATCTCTCGACAGTTGCTGACTGATTTCTGTACACATCTCCCTAACCTGCCTGATAGCACAGCCAAAGAAATCTATCATTTCACCTTGGAAAAGATCCAGCCTAGAGTCATTTCATTTGAGGAGCAG GTTGCTTCAATAAGACAGCATCTTGCATCCATATATGAGAAAGAAGAAGATTGGAGAAATGCAGCCcaagtgttggtgggaattcCTTTGGAAACAGGACAAAA GCAGTACAATGTAGATTATAAGCTGGAAACTTACCTGAAGATTGCTAGGCTGTATCTGGAAGATGATGACCCAGTCCAGGCAGAGGCTTACATAAATCGAGCATCATTGCTTCAGAATGAATCCACCAATGAACAGTTACAGATACATTATAAG GTATGCTATGCACGTGTTCTTGATTATAGAAGAAAATTCATTGAAGCTGCACAAAGGTACAATGAGCTCTCTTACAAGACAATAGTGCACGAAAGTGAAAGACTAGAGGCCTTAAAACATGCTTTGCACTGTACCATCTTGGCATCAGCAG GACAGCAGCGTTCTCGGATGCTAGCTACTCTTTTTAAGGATGAAAGGTGCCAGCAACTTGCTGCTTATGGGATCCTAGAGAAAATGTACTTAGACAGGATCATCAGAGGAAATCAACTTCAAGAATTTGCTGCCATGTTGATGCCTCACCAAAAAGCAACTACAGCTGATG gtTCTAGCATCTTGGACAGAGCTGTTATTGAACATAATTTGTTGTCTGCAAGCAAATTATATAACAATATTACCTTTGAAGAACTTGGAGCTCTTTTAGAGATCCCTGCAGCTAAG gcagAAAAAATAGCATCACAAATGATAACAGAAGGACGTATGAATGGATTTATTGATCAGATTGATGGAATAGTTCATTTTGAAA CACGGGAAGCCCTGCCGACGTGGGACAAACAGATCCAGTCCCTTTGTTTCCAAGTGAATAACCTGTTGGAGAAGATTAGTCAGACAGCGCCAGAATGGACAGCACAAGCCATGGAGGCACAAATGGCTCAGTGA
- the COPS4 gene encoding COP9 signalosome complex subunit 4 isoform X2: MVNENVSLVISRQLLTDFCTHLPNLPDSTAKEIYHFTLEKIQPRVISFEEQVASIRQHLASIYEKEEDWRNAAQVLVGIPLETGQKQYNVDYKLETYLKIARLYLEDDDPVQAEAYINRASLLQNESTNEQLQIHYKVCYARVLDYRRKFIEAAQRYNELSYKTIVHESERLEALKHALHCTILASAGQQRSRMLATLFKDERCQQLAAYGILEKMYLDRIIRGNQLQEFAAMLMPHQKATTADGSSILDRAVIEHNLLSASKLYNNITFEELGALLEIPAAKAEKIASQMITEGRMNGFIDQIDGIVHFETREALPTWDKQIQSLCFQVNNLLEKISQTAPEWTAQAMEAQMAQ; this comes from the exons A tgGTGAATGAGAATGTCAGTCTCGTGATCTCTCGACAGTTGCTGACTGATTTCTGTACACATCTCCCTAACCTGCCTGATAGCACAGCCAAAGAAATCTATCATTTCACCTTGGAAAAGATCCAGCCTAGAGTCATTTCATTTGAGGAGCAG GTTGCTTCAATAAGACAGCATCTTGCATCCATATATGAGAAAGAAGAAGATTGGAGAAATGCAGCCcaagtgttggtgggaattcCTTTGGAAACAGGACAAAA GCAGTACAATGTAGATTATAAGCTGGAAACTTACCTGAAGATTGCTAGGCTGTATCTGGAAGATGATGACCCAGTCCAGGCAGAGGCTTACATAAATCGAGCATCATTGCTTCAGAATGAATCCACCAATGAACAGTTACAGATACATTATAAG GTATGCTATGCACGTGTTCTTGATTATAGAAGAAAATTCATTGAAGCTGCACAAAGGTACAATGAGCTCTCTTACAAGACAATAGTGCACGAAAGTGAAAGACTAGAGGCCTTAAAACATGCTTTGCACTGTACCATCTTGGCATCAGCAG GACAGCAGCGTTCTCGGATGCTAGCTACTCTTTTTAAGGATGAAAGGTGCCAGCAACTTGCTGCTTATGGGATCCTAGAGAAAATGTACTTAGACAGGATCATCAGAGGAAATCAACTTCAAGAATTTGCTGCCATGTTGATGCCTCACCAAAAAGCAACTACAGCTGATG gtTCTAGCATCTTGGACAGAGCTGTTATTGAACATAATTTGTTGTCTGCAAGCAAATTATATAACAATATTACCTTTGAAGAACTTGGAGCTCTTTTAGAGATCCCTGCAGCTAAG gcagAAAAAATAGCATCACAAATGATAACAGAAGGACGTATGAATGGATTTATTGATCAGATTGATGGAATAGTTCATTTTGAAA CACGGGAAGCCCTGCCGACGTGGGACAAACAGATCCAGTCCCTTTGTTTCCAAGTGAATAACCTGTTGGAGAAGATTAGTCAGACAGCGCCAGAATGGACAGCACAAGCCATGGAGGCACAAATGGCTCAGTGA
- the COPS4 gene encoding COP9 signalosome complex subunit 4 isoform X4 gives MAAAVRQDLAQLMNSSGSHKDLAGKYRQILEKAIQLSGAEQLEALKAFVEAMVNENVSLVISRQLLTDFCTHLPNLPDSTAKEIYHFTLEKIQPRVISFEEQVASIRQHLASIYEKEEDWRNAAQVLVGIPLETGQKQYNVDYKLETYLKIARLYLEDDDPVQAEAYINRASLLQNESTNEQLQIHYKVCYARVLDYRRKFIEAAQRYNELSYKTIVHESERLEALKHALHCTILASAGQQRSRMLATLFKDERCQQLAAYGILEKMYLDRIIRGNQLQEFAAMLMPHQKATTADGSSILDRAVIEHNLLSASKLYNNITFEELGALLEIPAAKHGKPCRRGTNRSSPFVSK, from the exons GTATCGTCAGATCCTGGAAAAAGCCATTCAGTTATCTGGGGCAGAACAACTAGAAGCTTTGAAAGCTTTTGTGGAAGCAA tgGTGAATGAGAATGTCAGTCTCGTGATCTCTCGACAGTTGCTGACTGATTTCTGTACACATCTCCCTAACCTGCCTGATAGCACAGCCAAAGAAATCTATCATTTCACCTTGGAAAAGATCCAGCCTAGAGTCATTTCATTTGAGGAGCAG GTTGCTTCAATAAGACAGCATCTTGCATCCATATATGAGAAAGAAGAAGATTGGAGAAATGCAGCCcaagtgttggtgggaattcCTTTGGAAACAGGACAAAA GCAGTACAATGTAGATTATAAGCTGGAAACTTACCTGAAGATTGCTAGGCTGTATCTGGAAGATGATGACCCAGTCCAGGCAGAGGCTTACATAAATCGAGCATCATTGCTTCAGAATGAATCCACCAATGAACAGTTACAGATACATTATAAG GTATGCTATGCACGTGTTCTTGATTATAGAAGAAAATTCATTGAAGCTGCACAAAGGTACAATGAGCTCTCTTACAAGACAATAGTGCACGAAAGTGAAAGACTAGAGGCCTTAAAACATGCTTTGCACTGTACCATCTTGGCATCAGCAG GACAGCAGCGTTCTCGGATGCTAGCTACTCTTTTTAAGGATGAAAGGTGCCAGCAACTTGCTGCTTATGGGATCCTAGAGAAAATGTACTTAGACAGGATCATCAGAGGAAATCAACTTCAAGAATTTGCTGCCATGTTGATGCCTCACCAAAAAGCAACTACAGCTGATG gtTCTAGCATCTTGGACAGAGCTGTTATTGAACATAATTTGTTGTCTGCAAGCAAATTATATAACAATATTACCTTTGAAGAACTTGGAGCTCTTTTAGAGATCCCTGCAGCTAAG CACGGGAAGCCCTGCCGACGTGGGACAAACAGATCCAGTCCCTTTGTTTCCAAGTGA